One window of Acanthochromis polyacanthus isolate Apoly-LR-REF ecotype Palm Island chromosome 19, KAUST_Apoly_ChrSc, whole genome shotgun sequence genomic DNA carries:
- the bsk146 gene encoding serine/threonine-protein kinase SBK1: MSSSPLVSRANMDILDELQLIAAQNLERLEVNKYYEVIRELGKGTYGKVDLVIHKIRGTKMALKFLKKKTTKLKSFLREYSISLYLSPCPFIINMFGIAFETDEYYVFAQEYALAGDLFDIIPPQVGLPEAVAKRCVHQVAIALDYLHCKKLVHRDIKPENILIFDRECRKVKLSDFGMTRRAGSPVKRVSGTIPYTAPELCDVSRHEGFCVDYSTDVWAFGVLLFCMLTGNFPWEKALPSDSFYQEFIRWQRRRTNTVPSQWRRFTEQALRMFRRLLSVEQDRRCSVKEVFGYFSHSWMLDAENDNNNGNTGGGGGGERVSGGGGGGGGGGGGGGGGGGGGGGGGGVRGDVDGTISSSSSGEEDEELLVERMKQQTLSPRSPLSPLSPMSPMVVERGSGGGGGAKGGMMEPGGGHHFVSVSTNSSVSSTNSYDRMPRENSSPGGRMLVATPIEICV; the protein is encoded by the exons ATGAGCTCCTCTCCGCTGGTTTCTCGAGCCAACATGGACATTCTGGACGAGCTGCAGCTGATTGCTGCGCAGAACCTGGAGCGGCTGGAGGTCAACAAGTACTACGAGGTGATCAGGGAGCTGGGCAAAGGCACCTATGGCAAGGTGGACCTGGTCATCCACAAGATCAGAG GTACAAAAATGGCGCTGAAGTTCCTGAAGAAGAAGACAACCAAGCTGAAGTCCTTTCTGCGGGAGTACAGCATCTCCCTCTACCTGTCTCCCTGCCCcttcatcatcaacatgtttggCATCGCCTTTGAGACCGATGAGTACTACGTGTTTGCGCAGGAGTACGCTCTGGCAGGAGACCTCTTCGATATCATTCCTCCGCAG GTTGGTCTTCCTGAGGCAGTGGCAAAGCGCTGTGTGCACCAAGTAGCCATTGCTCTGGACTACCTGCACTGTAAGAAGCTGGTCCACAGGGACATCAAGCCTGAAAACATCCTCATTTTTGACCGAGAGTGCCGCAAGGTCAAGCTGTCTGACTTCGGCATGACCCGCCGTGCTGGCTCACCCGTGAAAAGA GTCAGTGGCACCATCCCCTACACGGCCCCAGAGCTCTGCGACGTTTCCCGCCACGAGGGTTTCTGTGTCGACTACAGCACTGACGTCTGGGCCTTCGGCGTGCTGCTCTTCTGCATGCTTACCGGCAACTTCCCGTGGGAGAAGGCGCTACCCTCCGACTCCTTCTACCAGGAGTTCATCCGCTGGCAGAGGAGGAGAACGAACACGGTGCCGTCGCAGTGGAGGCGCTTCACCGAGCAGGCGCTGCGCATGTTCCGCCGACTGCTGTCCGTGGAGCAGGACCGCCGCTGCTCCGTCAAAGAGGTGTTCGGGTACTTCAGCCACTCCTGGATGCTGGATGCGGAGAACGACAACAACAACGGCAACACGGGAGGCGGAGGTGGTGGGGAGAGAGTGAGtggcggaggaggaggtggtggaggaggcggaggaggaggaggaggaggaggaggaggaggaggagggggagggggtgTGCGAGGAGACGTGGATGGCACCATCTCGTCATCTTCATCaggggaggaagatgaggagctCCTAGTGGAGAGGATGAAGCAGCAGACTCTGTCGCCTCGCTCCCCGCTGTCCCCCCTCTCCCCCATGTCCCCAATGGTGGTGGAGAGGGGGAGCGGCGGAGGCGGCGGGGCCAAAGGAGGGATGATGGAGCCAGGCGGGGGCCACCATTTTGTGTCCGTCTCCACCAACAGCTCGGTGTCGTCGACCAACAGTTACGATCGAATGCCGCGAGAGAACAGTTCACCAGGCGGCCGTATGCTGGTAGCTACACCCATAGAGATCTGCGTCTGA